DNA sequence from the Pseudoduganella plicata genome:
TGGGCACATTCAGCACCCGCTTCACGGCGCTGGTCGGCGTGGCGCCGTCCGTCTACCGCGGCGAGTCCGCCAACGCCACGATGGGCATCCCACCGTGCATCGCCAGGCAAATTACGCGTCCGGTCAGGAATGAAGAAGCGGCGCCGCCAGCGCGTCGTTATGCTGGCATCTTCAGATGACGAACCAGAACAAAGGAGATCCACGTTGGACATCTCGATTCACTCGACCTTCCTGCCCCACACGGACGCCGAAGCCTCGCTGGCGTTCTACCGCGACACGCTCGGCTTCGAGGTGCGCAACGACGTGGCCTACGGCGCGCTGCGCTGGATTACCGTGGGACCGAAAGGCCAGCCGGGCACATCGATCGTCCTGTCCCCGCCAGGTGTCGCACCGGGCACGACCGAGGAGGAGCGCCGCACGATCACGGAAATGATGGCCAAGGGAACGTATGCGATGCTGCTGCTGGCCACGCAGGACCTAGACGCCACGTTCGACAAGCTGCAGATGCGCGAAGTAGACATCGTGCAGGAGCCGACCGACCAGCCGTACGGCGTGCGCGACTGCGCGCTGCGCGATCCGGCCGGGAACATGATCAGGATTCAGCAGGTGAAGGCGGCTGTCGCCGCGTGAGGGTCAGCAGGCGCCGCCACAGCGATACGGGCTGTCCGCCCTGCCCTGCCGCGATGGGGACTGAAATTCTGTCGCGGTAAGGGAACCGGTCACCATGCTCTTTGGGACAGGTCATGAACGCGCGGCAGGTCAGGAGTTCGATGCGCTCGGGTCGCGTGAGGTCGTCTTCGGCCGGCTCTGCCGGGTCGAGCCGCGCCAGGTCCGTTGGCGCATCCACATTGAAATGATAGTGACCGTCCAGCGCATAATCGCGCCGGAATGCCGTTCGCCAAGCCGAGTTGCCGCCCCATCCATGCGCCAGATCGTGCGTCGGGCGGCGCTCGCGG
Encoded proteins:
- a CDS encoding VOC family protein — its product is MDISIHSTFLPHTDAEASLAFYRDTLGFEVRNDVAYGALRWITVGPKGQPGTSIVLSPPGVAPGTTEEERRTITEMMAKGTYAMLLLATQDLDATFDKLQMREVDIVQEPTDQPYGVRDCALRDPAGNMIRIQQVKAAVAA